In the Methanosphaera stadtmanae DSM 3091 genome, AAGAAATACTGTTTTTTGTAGTATTGCCTTATCATATGCTGAAAGTATTCAAGCCAAAATAATTATTGTAGGATGGGATTATGAAGAAGCTGTTACATTTCCTGATAATTCAAAAGAATACCTGAAATCTTTTAATGAAACTATAAAATATGGTTCTTTTGATGATATTGAAATTAAAGCTCCCTTAATTGACATGACAAAAGAAGATATTGTTAAAAAAGGTCATGAAGTAAATGCTCCTATGAATATAAGTTATTCATGTTATGTTGGATGTGACACACACTGTGGAGTATGTGAATCTTGTAAAAGAAGAAAAAGAGCATTCACAAGAGCAAATGTAACTGATTATACAGAATATGAAAAATAGGTGATTAAAATGAGTAACATTGAATATGAAGTTAAAAGACAACGTAAAACTCTTACTACCAAGGAATTTTATGATAGATTTTCAAACTTTGAAGTAGTTCAAGGTTACTGTAGAGGATGTTCAAGATATAATACTAATTATTCTTGTTCTCCACTAGATATAGATATTCAAAATTATATTGAAAGTTATGATTACATAGATATCGTTATAACCCAGTTGTTTTTCAATAAAGAAGATTATCAAGCTATTTATAGTCCTGATGAATTAAATGATATTTTAAATAACACATTTTTTATAGAAAAGAAAAAGACTGTAGATATACTTTTAGATGAAGAAAAAAAGTATGTAAAATCAGAATGTATCACTGGTCCATGTAATTATTGTAGAAGTGATTGTAAAAAAGAGTATGATGAATGTATTCATCCTGAAATAAGACGTTACTCCTTAGCATCACTTGGAATAGATAGTGCTAAAATATTAAAAGATTTATTTAATATTGATTTAATATTAATTGAAGGTAAACTTCCAAAATATCTAAATAATGTTTCATCAATATTATACTCAAAATAAGATTATAAAAAAAAAGTAGAAAGAGATTGTTTTAATCAATAACCATTAAAACATCATCTTTTTCTACAGTATCCCCTTCATTAATGAAGATTTCTGATATTTGTCCAGATCTATCTGCTTTTACATCATTTTCCATTTTCATAGCTTCTAGAACTGCAACTGTATCTCCTTCATTTACCTTATCCCCAATTTTTACTTTAAGTTTAACTATCATACCTTGCATTGAAGATGTTAAACCATTTTCTATAGAGGTTTTAATTTGTTTTGATGATGGCTCCATTTCCATGTAACCTGTAGGTAATACTTTTACACTGAATGTTTCCCCATCAACTTCCACATCATATGATGTTGGAATACTTGATGCACTGTATTCCACTTTAGGTTCTGGAATCTCTTCTACAACTGCTTCTCCTTTAAGGAATTTTTCACCAATTGTAGGATATAATACATATGTTAAAAGATCTTCATCTTTTTTAATTAAACCTTCAGATTCTATTTTTTCTTTTGCTTCTTCAAGTTCTGGTTCTATAAGATCTGCAGGCCTACATGTGATAGGTTCTTCATCACCATTTGCTTTTTTATATAATTCTTGATTTATTTCTGCTGGTGCTCTACCATATGCTCCTTTAAGATATTCTTTTACCTCTTTTGTAATGTTACCATAACGTTCACCAGATAATACATTCATTACTGATTGAACTCCCACAATTTGACTTGTTGGTGTTACAAGTGGTGGATATCCTAGATCTTTTCTAACTTTTGGTATTTCTTTAAGTACATCTTCATACTTATCAATAGCACTTTGTTGTTTAAGTTGTGAAACAAGGTTAGATAACATTCCTCCAGGTACCTGGTACATCAATACATCAGTATCAACTTTAGAAGCTAATGGATCGAATAATGCAGCATATTTTTCATTTAACTCTGCAAAGTAATCTTTTATTTTAGATAATGCTTTTAAATCAATACCTGTATCATATTCTGTTCCTACTAATGCTGCCACAACACTTTCTGTTGGTGGTTGTGCTGTTCCTCCAGAAAATGGTGAAATTGCTGTATCTAACATATCCACTCCTGCTTCAATTGCAGCTTCATAACTCATTAATGTCATTCCACTTGTACAATGACTGTGTAAGTTAACATCTAAGTCAACTTCATCTTTTAATGCAGTGACTAATTTACCAGCAACATCAGGAGTAATTAATCCAGCCATATCTTTTATAGTTATAGCATCACAATCCATTGCTGCTAATTCTTTTGCAAATTCAACATATTTTTCAATTGTATGAACTGGACTGATTGTATAACTGATTGTACCTTGAACATATGCTCCTTGATCTTTAGCAGTTTTAATGGACATTTTCATATTTCTAGAATCATTTAATGCATCAAATATTCTGAAAATGTCAACCCCATTTTCATAAGATTTTTCAACAAATGCTTTTACTACATCATCTGCATAATGTTTGTAACCTACTAAGTTTTGTCCTCTTAGTAACATTTGAATTGGAGTTTTATTTAGATGTTCTTTAAATATTCTAAGCCTTTCCCATGGATCTTCATTTAAAAAACGTATACATGTATCAAATGTTGCTCCACCCCAAGCTTCTAATGAGAAATAACCTACTTTATCCATATCTTCTATAATTGGAACCATATCTGCAGTTCTCATTCGAGTAGCAATTAATGATTGATGTGCATCTCTTAATGCAGTTTCTATTATTTTCACTTTTGCCATTTAGACACCTTCTTTGTTTTATTCAAGATTAAATTTATATGTAAGTGTTTTTATGCTTAAACTTATTATGGCAGTATAATTAATTAATTTGAGTACCTACGATATTACATTGAATTAGTTAAATGTTATTTCATAATATATTCAAAAACTATTTTCGTATAATACTCCTATAATCAAAAATATAAATAAATTTTCCATAACTTTTTTATTCTGTTTTTTATTTTTGTTTAAAGTAATATACTTAATTTACTATTATTATGAATGAAAAATTTGAATATATCTTAATAATAACTATAAAATTTTTAAAAAAAAGAATTTAATAAGAAAAATAGTATAAATAGATTCACATCTAAATATCTATTTTAATCTTTTACCTGTAACAGGTTTTTTGTTTTGCCAACTGTATCTTCTTAATCTTTTAGATCTTCCAAATCCACAAGATGCACAGTATTTTTTTGTTGGATTGTAAGCATTTCTACCACATCTTCTACATCTGATATGGTTTTTCTTATTACGTTTTCCGAATGATGGTGTTCCTTTCAATTTCACAACCTCCTAGTAATATGTAAATAATAAATAAATATAAAACCTTTTTTTAAAAAAAGGTAAAAATAGAGAATAAAATTAAATTTTATTCCTTCTATAAGATATACACCTCGTATATCAATACCTTAAATGTATAAATAGTAAATTTCAGGTATATTTTTCTAATAAGGACGATTAATATTAATAGATTTGAAAACTACTAATGTCCTTTAAATAATTATCCTGGTGATATGTATACTATGTTATCTCCACGAACTAAAACAACGCCTAATCTACAGATAGATTCACCATCTTTTATTTCTTCAGCATCGTTTAGTACTAAATTCATATGCATGTCAAAACTTTGTAGAGCTCCTCTAAATTCTTTTCCACCTTTAAGTTTAATTAGAACTTGGGAATTTAAAGCTTGACCTAATGCATCTAATGGTCTAGATGTATTGTTATTATTTTTTTGATCATTCACTATTAATCACCTTATCAATAATATTAATTTATTTGTTCAGAATTATATTTAAATGTATCTATAATCCTAACTTTAATAAGTATTTATTCCTATTCTATTATTATATTTAATTTAGATATATGATATAAGTTTCTATTAAGTTCTATTATATTAATTTTTATAAAAAGGCCATTTAATAGATAATCATATATACAAATAGTAAATAGAATATTTTACTATAAATAAAAATCAAATAATTACTATAAATCAAATAATTAATAGTCAGTATAGCTAAAACTTCATTTTAGATTAATAAAATTTTATAATTCTAAAAATAGAGAGTAAAAAACTGTATATGACATTTTATTAACTTTTAAAAAGAATAGAAATATAAATTATTTAGACTAATAAACAATTGCAAAAAAACAAAAATAATTATATAAAAAAAATCATAATCTAATCTTAAAGGTGGATTGAGAAATTGAAAATTAAAAAAAGAAATTTCTTGAAAAATAAAAAAATTAAAGAGATTAAAGAAGAACTAGGAAATTACAGTATAATCATTCCTAAAAAAGCAAAGGTAGAATTATTAAAAATAGAAGATTTACCAAATATTCTTTTAATAAATGGAGAACCACTTTTAATGCAGACAGAAAATAAAATAATACCAACACTTAAAGCTGTTCTATCATTAGAAATTACAGAAAAATATGCTACAGTAGATATGGGTGCTATAAATTTTGTTATTAAAGGTGCAGATATTATGTCACCCGGTATTGTTGATGCAGATAAAACAATAGTTGCTGGTGAAACTATAGTTATTATTGAAGAAACACATAAAAAACCAATTGCTATTGGAACTAGTTTAATTTCTGGTGAAGAAATGATTGAAAATAGTAAAGGTAAAGCTATTGAAAATTTACATTATGTTGGAGATACTATTTGGGACTTAAAAATATAGGAGTTAAAAATAGAATGTCTTCAAATAATATTAAATTAAAATATGATTCAGGAAATATATTATCTAAAGATGTACATAGTATAGGAATCATTGCATTAGGTTCACATAGAGAAAATCATGGTGCTGCTCTTCCTATTGATACTGATTCAAAGATAGCTGCAAATGTTGCATTAAATGTAGCTACTAAGACTGGTGCCACTTTTCTAGGTATTTTTTATGGAGCTACTGAATATGATTATATTAAACATGGCCATCATTTAAAAAAAGATGATCTTGTAAATAAACAAATAATACCACAACTAATTAATATAAAAAAGCAATTAAATATTAAGTCTGTAATTATAGTAAATGGACATGGTGGTAACAATCTTATTATAGAGGATATTGATAAAATATCCAAAAAAACAGAACTAAAAATTATATTCAACAATTCAATTATTGAAAGTGAAGGTCCTCATGCATGTACTGGTGAATTATCAATGGGTGCTGTGTTAGGTATTACTGATATGACTTCTCTTAAAGAACATGAAAATTTTATTAAACACCCTGAAGTTGGAATGGTTGGCCTAAAAGAAGCAAGAGATAATGAGCCAATAATAAATAAAGAAGCCCTAACTATTGAAAAAGAAGGTTTTGAAGTTAACATGATACTTGGACAAGATATGCTAGAAAATGCTCAAAAAGAAATAATTAATGAGGTTAAAAAATTATTATAATCTAATTTCTTCCCTCTATTTTTTTAATTAAATTCCTACAATTATTACTTAAATTCTTATTATTAAATGCAAGACTTATTCTAGATATTGCTTCTAATGTTCTAATTACCTGATCAAGCCAACTGAAAATATCTCCAGGATAGATATGTACATCATAATTTGTCATGAAATACTTACTAATATGATTTGGATCCCACCCATGTAATCTTTGTCTTATTATCTTATCAGAAATATTTACTTCCAGACAATTACAAAAAGGTTTTTCTTGACAATTACATGATAAAAAGTCAATTTGTAGTGAAATTAACTTATCTGTATATTGTGGATCTATTTTTGCAATAACATCCCCCGTTGTTATAATATCTCTTGTTGAATCTGCAAATAGTCTTGAACTTACATTTGTTTTTAAAGCAGATGAAAGTCTGTTAATCAATCGACTACTAAGATATGCACTGTCAAATGGTTCTAATTTTTCAACAGTTACGAGTGGATCTTGTTTTAAATGTTTTTTAATATATTCTGCCTTATATATTTTTAAAAAGGATAAAGATACTGCTCTTCCATACTTTGTAGCCATATACATATTTTTTTTACCATTAATATTTTTAATTAATTTCTTATCATACAATACATCCATAACTTCATCAAAAAGTATAGGTGTTTCTAGTTTATCATATTTATCTTTGAGATTTTGTGTATTTGCATTTCTTATTGCACTAATATCTGCAAGTACCTGTTCATAAACATCATCTTCACTATACTCCACATTTATATTATCCACATCACTATCTAATAATTCAATTGCAACTTGTTCTTCTGAATCTCCATTATATTCCTTTCCAAGTTCTGGAAGTAAATATACCCTACCAATATCATGAAATGATGGTCTTCCAGCACGACCCAACATCTGTGAAAATTCATTGTTTGTTAACCATTTATTTCCCATTCTAAGTGTTTCAAACAAGACCTGCGAAGCTGGAAAATCCACCCCTGCAGCTAATGCTGCTGTAGTTACAACGGTTGATATTTGTTGATTTGCAAATTCCTTTTCTATCTTTAATTTTTTAGAATAGGAAAGACCTGCATGGTATGCTGCTGTTGTAAGTCCTTTTTTTGATATTTGTTGTGCAATTTGGTGTGTTTTACGTCGTGAATTTGTAAAGACTATTGTTTGACCCTTATAACCCTTAGATGATTTTGAATCAAATTCCTTCTTAGATAATCTGGCAAGTAGATCTTTTTTCTCATATTCACTTTTTGCAAAGATCAAATGACGTTCCAATGGAACTGGTCTTTCCTTATATTCAACAAGTTTCATTTTAAAATCATTTGCTACTTGTTTCGAATTTTTAACTGTTGCTGATAATCCTATTAACTGTGCTTTAGGAAAGATTGTCATTAATCTTTGAACTAAGCCATTTAGTCTTGGACCTCTTTCTTGTTCATCAAGCATGTGAATTTCATCAATAACAACAGTGCCAATATTTTTTAGTTCATTATAATTTCCAGAACGTAAAATAAAATCTAATCCTTCATATGTTGCAACGATTATATCTACATTTTTCACAGATTTATTTGCTATTGTAAGTTCTCCTTTAGCTTTCACACGATTAGAACCTACTTTAATTGCAACATTTAACCCTAATGGTTTGTATTGTTTTTTAAAATCCCTATATTTTTGGTTAGCTAATGCTACAAGAGGTGTTAGATATATTAATTTTTTGTGATTCAATGCCTTTGGAATTCCTGCTAATTCTCCAACCAATGTTTTTCCTGAAGCAGTTGCAGATACTATGAGTAAATTTTCATTCTTAAGAAGTCCTGCTTTAAGAGCTAATATTTGTACAGGTAATAAATATTTTACTTTTTTAGCAAGAATATTTTTAAATGATTTTGGAATATTTAATTTTTTAACACTTATCTTTGGATATTTTGCTTTTTTTACATTGATTTTATCATAAATTGTTAAATTATCATGTTTAATAGGATTAAAATGAGGATCAAAAATCTGTAAAATTTTTTCTAAATCATGTGTCTTCTTAAGTAATTTCCTAAAACTTGGATATGACACATCAGAATATCCTTTTAAATGCATCACATGTTTAATTTCCTTTTCAGCACAATGTTTACAAATATATTCCCCATATAATTTGTATGAAGCTGATTTTTTTAGTATTGTTATGTTACCTTCAAATGTACAATGTCTACATATATTTGTTAGTTTATATGGAATATTAAGTGAATTTAACATTGATTCTATTTCTTCATCTTCAGTAGCAAGTAGTACATTCTGTTTTCTTAATGTTCTAATAACATCCTTTGGTGATTTTAATGTTTCAACATTATCTTGTTTTATAATAAATCGTTGAGGTCTTATTTTGCCATTGTCTTCATGTAACTTAAAATAACTATAAAATAATGGTTTTCGTTGATTATTAAGGGCACCCTTTGCTGAACCTATAGGATATAATTCAATTATTTTTTTATTACGTCTTAGTATTATCATGTTATCAAAAAAATTTTTTTACTTATAAAACATTTTTTTTCTTTCAGTTATATCTATACTATATATTTCTTAATTCTATAATATTTTTATTTAGAAAAATAAAATATCATATTTAAATAAATGTTTTAACATAGCCATATAT is a window encoding:
- the queC gene encoding 7-cyano-7-deazaguanine synthase QueC, which codes for MKPKAITVLSGGLDSTVATSIYANDYDITAITFNYGQQSIKQELKHAKMICEKLDMKHIVIDLPWLKEISNSSLTTDKSIPQPSDNDLDDYDKSIETAKSVWVPARNTVFCSIALSYAESIQAKIIIVGWDYEEAVTFPDNSKEYLKSFNETIKYGSFDDIEIKAPLIDMTKEDIVKKGHEVNAPMNISYSCYVGCDTHCGVCESCKRRKRAFTRANVTDYTEYEK
- the arfB gene encoding 2-amino-5-formylamino-6-ribosylaminopyrimidin-4(3H)-one 5'-monophosphate deformylase, giving the protein MSSNNIKLKYDSGNILSKDVHSIGIIALGSHRENHGAALPIDTDSKIAANVALNVATKTGATFLGIFYGATEYDYIKHGHHLKKDDLVNKQIIPQLINIKKQLNIKSVIIVNGHGGNNLIIEDIDKISKKTELKIIFNNSIIESEGPHACTGELSMGAVLGITDMTSLKEHENFIKHPEVGMVGLKEARDNEPIINKEALTIEKEGFEVNMILGQDMLENAQKEIINEVKKLL
- a CDS encoding 50S ribosomal protein L37e; this encodes MKGTPSFGKRNKKNHIRCRRCGRNAYNPTKKYCASCGFGRSKRLRRYSWQNKKPVTGKRLK
- a CDS encoding RNA-binding protein; protein product: MKIKKRNFLKNKKIKEIKEELGNYSIIIPKKAKVELLKIEDLPNILLINGEPLLMQTENKIIPTLKAVLSLEITEKYATVDMGAINFVIKGADIMSPGIVDADKTIVAGETIVIIEETHKKPIAIGTSLISGEEMIENSKGKAIENLHYVGDTIWDLKI
- the oadA gene encoding sodium-extruding oxaloacetate decarboxylase subunit alpha, which gives rise to MAKVKIIETALRDAHQSLIATRMRTADMVPIIEDMDKVGYFSLEAWGGATFDTCIRFLNEDPWERLRIFKEHLNKTPIQMLLRGQNLVGYKHYADDVVKAFVEKSYENGVDIFRIFDALNDSRNMKMSIKTAKDQGAYVQGTISYTISPVHTIEKYVEFAKELAAMDCDAITIKDMAGLITPDVAGKLVTALKDEVDLDVNLHSHCTSGMTLMSYEAAIEAGVDMLDTAISPFSGGTAQPPTESVVAALVGTEYDTGIDLKALSKIKDYFAELNEKYAALFDPLASKVDTDVLMYQVPGGMLSNLVSQLKQQSAIDKYEDVLKEIPKVRKDLGYPPLVTPTSQIVGVQSVMNVLSGERYGNITKEVKEYLKGAYGRAPAEINQELYKKANGDEEPITCRPADLIEPELEEAKEKIESEGLIKKDEDLLTYVLYPTIGEKFLKGEAVVEEIPEPKVEYSASSIPTSYDVEVDGETFSVKVLPTGYMEMEPSSKQIKTSIENGLTSSMQGMIVKLKVKIGDKVNEGDTVAVLEAMKMENDVKADRSGQISEIFINEGDTVEKDDVLMVID
- a CDS encoding DUF5814 domain-containing protein encodes the protein MIILRRNKKIIELYPIGSAKGALNNQRKPLFYSYFKLHEDNGKIRPQRFIIKQDNVETLKSPKDVIRTLRKQNVLLATEDEEIESMLNSLNIPYKLTNICRHCTFEGNITILKKSASYKLYGEYICKHCAEKEIKHVMHLKGYSDVSYPSFRKLLKKTHDLEKILQIFDPHFNPIKHDNLTIYDKINVKKAKYPKISVKKLNIPKSFKNILAKKVKYLLPVQILALKAGLLKNENLLIVSATASGKTLVGELAGIPKALNHKKLIYLTPLVALANQKYRDFKKQYKPLGLNVAIKVGSNRVKAKGELTIANKSVKNVDIIVATYEGLDFILRSGNYNELKNIGTVVIDEIHMLDEQERGPRLNGLVQRLMTIFPKAQLIGLSATVKNSKQVANDFKMKLVEYKERPVPLERHLIFAKSEYEKKDLLARLSKKEFDSKSSKGYKGQTIVFTNSRRKTHQIAQQISKKGLTTAAYHAGLSYSKKLKIEKEFANQQISTVVTTAALAAGVDFPASQVLFETLRMGNKWLTNNEFSQMLGRAGRPSFHDIGRVYLLPELGKEYNGDSEEQVAIELLDSDVDNINVEYSEDDVYEQVLADISAIRNANTQNLKDKYDKLETPILFDEVMDVLYDKKLIKNINGKKNMYMATKYGRAVSLSFLKIYKAEYIKKHLKQDPLVTVEKLEPFDSAYLSSRLINRLSSALKTNVSSRLFADSTRDIITTGDVIAKIDPQYTDKLISLQIDFLSCNCQEKPFCNCLEVNISDKIIRQRLHGWDPNHISKYFMTNYDVHIYPGDIFSWLDQVIRTLEAISRISLAFNNKNLSNNCRNLIKKIEGRN
- a CDS encoding DUF2284 domain-containing protein, with product MSNIEYEVKRQRKTLTTKEFYDRFSNFEVVQGYCRGCSRYNTNYSCSPLDIDIQNYIESYDYIDIVITQLFFNKEDYQAIYSPDELNDILNNTFFIEKKKTVDILLDEEKKYVKSECITGPCNYCRSDCKKEYDECIHPEIRRYSLASLGIDSAKILKDLFNIDLILIEGKLPKYLNNVSSILYSK
- a CDS encoding LSm family protein — its product is MNDQKNNNNTSRPLDALGQALNSQVLIKLKGGKEFRGALQSFDMHMNLVLNDAEEIKDGESICRLGVVLVRGDNIVYISPG